From the Sanguibacter sp. HDW7 genome, the window TCGGGCGCGTCGCAGTGGTGGAAGTCGCCGTCGGCGTCCGAGAACAGGCCCGGATACTCGTAGTGCTCGTACGACGAGCCCGCCCAGCCGACGCCCGGGTCCTCCTGGCCGGACATGTGGTTGACGACAGCGTCGGCGACGATCCCGACGCCCGCGTCCCGGCACGTGCCGACCATGGCCGCGAACTGCTCGCGCGTGCCGAGCCGAGACTCGATCTTGTGGCTCACGGGCTGGTACGACGTCCACCACTGCTCGCCGAGGACGTGCTCCTGCGGCGGCGACGTGAGGACCCACGAGATGCCGGCCGGGCCGAGCGCGCTCGTGCACTCCTGCGCGATCGCGTCCCAGGACCACTGGAACAGCTGGATGCCCACGCCCGGCAGCGGGCCCGCGTCGGGTCCCGCCTGAGGGCTGGTCGGTGTTGCGCCGGGAGCCGTCGTGCCGGTGCTCGTCGCGCCGAGAGTCGCCTGGTCGGGCGTCCCTCCGCCCGAGCAGGCCGCGAGCAGCGCGGCGAGCGCCGCAGCTGCGGCGACGTGACGGATGGTGCGGGCGGTGCGCATCGAGGCTCCCTGGTCGACGGTGACCCCGCAAGCATACAGAAAACTTGCAGTACGTCACTCCGTCGCAGAGGGACCGAGCAGGCAGGGCCGAGCAGGCGGGACCGTGCGAGCAGCACCGAGCAGCGACAGCCCGCAGGTCACCCGCCCGAGACCGCGAGCTCCGCCTCCGCGAGCCGCGCCCGGAACGTGTCGTCGAGCTCGCGCGACGCGAGCCAGCCCTCCGGCAGGTGCGGCGTCTTCGGCGTGCCCTGCCGCCCACGCGTCCCCTCGGCCGCCTCGCCCGGGTACGGCGCGTCGAGGTCGAGCGCGTCGAGCAGCGTCCTCAGCTCCGCGAGGGACGAGACCATGGCGAGCCCGCGCCGCGCGTCGCCGCCGACCGCATACCCCTTGAGGTACCACGCCATGTGCTTGCGCAGCTCGCGGACGCCCCGGTCCTCCTCGCCGAACTCCTCGACCATGAGCTCGCCGTGACGGTAGATCGTCTCGGCGACCATCGCGAGGCCCGGTTGCAGCCGCTCGGGACGGCCCGCGAACGCGGCCGCGAGGTCGTGGAAGAGCCACGGCCGCCCCTGGCAACCACGCCCGACGACGACGCCGTCGCAGCCGGTCGTCCGCACCATCTCGAGCGCGTCCTCGGCCGACCAGATGTCGCCGTTGCCGAGCACGGGGATGCTCGTCACGGTCCGCTTGAGCTCGGCGATCGCCGACCAGTCCGCGTGCCCCGAGTAGTGCTCGGCCGCGGTGCGTGCGTGGAGAGCGACCGCCGCGACGCCGAGCTGCTCCGCAAGAAGGCCCGCCTCGAGGTACGTCTCGTGGTCCGCGTCGATGCCCTTGCGCATCTTGATGGTCACCGGCACGCCGTAGGGTGCCGCAGCCTCGACCGCCGCGCCGACGATGCTCGTGAAGAGCTCCGTCTTCCACGGCAGCGCCGCACCGCCGCCCTTGCGCGTCACCTTGGGCACGGGGCAACCGAAGTTGAGGTCGACGTGGTCGGCGCGGTCCTCCCCCGCAATGATCCGCACGGCCGCCGCGACCGTCGCCGGGTCCACGCCGTAGACCTGCGCCGAACGCACCTCCTCGTCCGGCTCGAAGGTGACGATGCGCATCGACTCCTCGTTGCGCGCCACGAGCGCGCGCGAGGTCACCATCTCCGCGACGTAGAGGCCCGCCCCGTGCTCGCGGCACAGCCGGCGGAAGGCGCTGTTCGTCACGCCTGCCATGGGCGCGAGGACGACGGGGGTGTCGACCGTGTGCGGTCCGATGCGCAGCGGCGGAAGGACGTGGCCGTCAGGCACGGACCCGACGACGCCCTCGGTCCGAGGTGCCGGCGCGGTCGCGGAGGTCGTCGTGGTCATGGTGTCCATCATCCCACCGGAGCCGGAGCCCCCGACGTGTCGCTCGTCTCGTCGGACGCGATCCACCCGTCGGCGGCACGAGCCTCCGCAAGGTGCGCCCTCCGGGCTCCCCCGGACGCCCGCAGGGGCCGGCAGCCGTGGCTGCCGGCCCCTGCGGGTGCGCGTCGCGTGAGGAGACCGACGCTCAGGCGCCGATGAGGCGTGCCGCGAGGAACGGCACGACCTGGTCGAGCGCGACGCGCTCCTGCTCCATCGAGTCACGGTGACGGATCGTCACTGCCTGGTCCTCGAGCGTGTCGAAGTCGACCGTGATGCAGAACGGCGTGCCGATCTCGTCCTGGCGGCGGTAGCGGCGGCCGATCGCACCGGCGTCGTCGAAGTCGACGTTCCAGTGCTTGCGGAGCTCCGCGGCAAGGTCGCGCGCCTTGGGCGAGAGGTCGGCGTTGCGCGACAGCGGCAGCACGGCGGCCTTGACGGGCGCGAGACGGTGGT encodes:
- the dusB gene encoding tRNA dihydrouridine synthase DusB — its product is MTTTTSATAPAPRTEGVVGSVPDGHVLPPLRIGPHTVDTPVVLAPMAGVTNSAFRRLCREHGAGLYVAEMVTSRALVARNEESMRIVTFEPDEEVRSAQVYGVDPATVAAAVRIIAGEDRADHVDLNFGCPVPKVTRKGGGAALPWKTELFTSIVGAAVEAAAPYGVPVTIKMRKGIDADHETYLEAGLLAEQLGVAAVALHARTAAEHYSGHADWSAIAELKRTVTSIPVLGNGDIWSAEDALEMVRTTGCDGVVVGRGCQGRPWLFHDLAAAFAGRPERLQPGLAMVAETIYRHGELMVEEFGEEDRGVRELRKHMAWYLKGYAVGGDARRGLAMVSSLAELRTLLDALDLDAPYPGEAAEGTRGRQGTPKTPHLPEGWLASRELDDTFRARLAEAELAVSGG